A window of the Miscanthus floridulus cultivar M001 chromosome 14, ASM1932011v1, whole genome shotgun sequence genome harbors these coding sequences:
- the LOC136503555 gene encoding uncharacterized protein yields the protein MAVPNYTNLKLKMLGPHRVITIGTSFQRAYECEVKTYELTLATLASEELTAIGKDIVEGAPDVKRVARSFEPAENIKEVLIDPDNSIDKMVRIGTTLSPK from the coding sequence atggctgtccccaactacaccaacctcaagctcaagatgctgggcccacacagggtcatcaccattggcacttcTTTCCAGAgggcctatgagtgtgaggtcaaAACCTACGAGCTCACTTTGGCAACCCTCGCTTCAGAGGAGCTCACAGCCATCGGGAAGGACATTGTTGAAGGAGCACCCGATGTGAAGCGGGTGGCTAGATCCTTTGAGCCAGCGGAAAATatcaaggaggtcctcatcgACCCTGACAACTCCATCGACAAGatggtgcgcatcggcaccacCCTCTCTCCCAAGTAG